A window of the Rickettsia felis URRWXCal2 genome harbors these coding sequences:
- the proP3 gene encoding Proline/betaine transporter (MFS type sugar transporter PFAM00083): protein MSNSAFLVAFFTTIIRYYDYALFGLSASILAQNFLPNIEQDKQLLGFFAILSAAVIVRPLGSLIFGFIGDKYGRTKSIKISMFMSSISTGLIAITPSFEMIGIFATVILTLCRMVFLASLAGEVDGIKIYVAEKTGDNRKNLNIGIVSCCSQIGALLAAIAYYYTSNSDIQYLWRFNFFIGAIFGLFAILMRNFFKESSEFLRKSSKSTIKQIIKDNKTSFIIALLINGAIGGVYHFLVIFLGVFLTKIAFVNHPEIRFMNIALTTTYGISAVFAGLLADKINPLRQITWTVFASIIVALGMQIMLYKQIFNILCPIILIGLAAFYAVPLQIIVQSLFKTNVKMRLYSLSHSFGGIILSSTTPFFSMLLWQNFKSLSLTLSFFIFLLIILMSTVLVLRKMLSLHGY, encoded by the coding sequence ATGTCTAATTCAGCTTTTTTAGTTGCATTTTTTACAACAATTATCCGTTATTATGATTATGCTCTATTCGGTTTATCGGCTAGTATTCTTGCACAAAATTTCTTACCTAATATAGAACAGGATAAACAACTACTCGGCTTTTTTGCCATTCTTAGTGCAGCCGTTATAGTACGACCTTTAGGGTCTTTAATTTTTGGATTTATCGGAGATAAATACGGGCGTACTAAATCTATTAAGATATCAATGTTCATGAGTAGCATTTCTACCGGATTAATTGCTATTACTCCTTCCTTTGAGATGATAGGTATTTTTGCTACGGTAATACTAACATTATGTCGAATGGTTTTTTTAGCAAGCCTTGCCGGAGAAGTTGACGGAATAAAAATTTATGTAGCTGAAAAAACAGGAGATAATAGGAAAAATTTAAATATAGGAATAGTTTCGTGTTGTAGCCAAATAGGTGCATTACTTGCGGCTATAGCTTATTATTATACTAGCAATTCTGATATCCAGTATTTATGGCGTTTTAATTTCTTTATCGGTGCAATATTTGGTTTATTTGCTATTTTGATGAGAAATTTTTTTAAAGAAAGTAGCGAGTTTTTAAGAAAATCATCGAAAAGTACGATAAAACAGATAATAAAGGATAATAAAACATCTTTTATAATAGCGTTACTAATAAACGGTGCTATTGGAGGAGTGTATCACTTTTTGGTAATTTTCTTAGGAGTTTTTTTAACAAAAATAGCTTTTGTAAATCATCCTGAAATAAGATTTATGAATATAGCTCTTACTACTACCTATGGAATATCAGCCGTTTTTGCAGGGCTGCTTGCCGATAAAATAAACCCTTTAAGACAGATTACATGGACTGTATTTGCTAGCATTATTGTTGCTTTAGGAATGCAAATAATGTTATACAAACAAATATTTAATATTCTCTGTCCCATTATATTAATAGGACTTGCAGCATTTTATGCAGTACCGCTACAAATTATTGTTCAATCTTTGTTTAAGACTAATGTTAAAATGAGGCTTTATAGTTTATCTCATTCTTTTGGAGGTATTATTCTATCCTCAACTACTCCTTTCTTTAGTATGTTGTTGTGGCAAAATTTTAAGTCACTATCTCTAACTTTAAGCTTTTTCATATTTTTGCTTATAATATTAATGAGTACAGTGTTAGTTTTACGTAAGATGTTATCCTTACATGGATACTAA
- a CDS encoding Transposase produces MIFLGYPEEIRKIIYTTNAVESVNSQLRKVTKNKRVFPNDNAVFKSLYLAIDYMTKKWSMSIPNWNKAMAHFLIKFDERI; encoded by the coding sequence ATGATTTTCTTAGGATACCCTGAAGAAATACGGAAAATAATTTATACAACAAATGCTGTGGAATCTGTTAATAGTCAACTCCGAAAAGTCACAAAAAATAAACGTGTTTTTCCAAATGATAATGCTGTTTTTAAAAGCTTATATTTGGCAATTGATTACATGACCAAAAAATGGTCCATGTCCATACCAAATTGGAACAAGGCTATGGCTCATTTTTTAATAAAATTTGACGAAAGAATCTAG